A segment of the Asinibacterium sp. OR53 genome:
AATTGGTGCTCATACCTGTATTCTGATAGTACGCAGAAGCGATGGTGGGAGCAGTAAGTCCGCCTTTCACATTAGCATAAGAAGCGCGGAGCTTAAAGAAAGAAATTATCGATGGAAGGTTTACATAATCACTTACCACAGTGCTCAAAGACACCGATGGATAATAGAATGTATTGTATCCTTTTGCAAGCGTACTCAAATTATCTACACGGCCTGTGTGCGACAGGGTAAGGTATTTATCAAAGCCCAGGTCAACTGAATAAAACCCGCTGTACACCTGCATTTTAGAACCCCATGTAAACGATGCATATTGTTCTTTGGAATTGGACAGTGCATATACATTGGGTACTGCCATCGCCTTGGTGGTTCCCCACAAAGAATTATAAGTGAACGAACGCTCGCTTCCACCAGCGAGGGCGCTGATATTGAACTTACCTACCCGCTTATCGAAATGCAGGATCAGGTCGGTATTGTTTTCAAAGAGATTCCTTCTGTCTTCCCTGTAATCGCCATACCATCCAAAATAATACCAGGGTGTATAGGTGTTCAGGTTGGTTCCGGCAGGCACTTGCTCAGTTCTCAATTGCGTCCAGGTAGTGATCTGGGAACGCAGGCTGAGGTTCAGAGAAGGGCTGAACTGGTAAGTTGCTTTCACATAACCATTGACATCTGTTTTGTCATGCGAATGCTTCCATTTTTGGGCAATGAACCAGGCGCTGTTCTCACGGCCATATTCCTGCGCGTAAGGGATCAGGTCCTGCACTCCCATCGGCGCCTTATAAATATTCTTGAGGTCGTCAATATTGTAATCGGAAGATCCATATACCTTGAACATGTAGATATATGAATTGGGTCCGTAGTTCACATCCGGAATATTGGGTGAATACTGTTTATTCAGGTTGATGCTGGCTTCTACTGAAAACTTATCGGTGATGCGGTATCCCACATTCATGGCCATCGTGTAAGAATTCAACCGGGTATTGGGGTTCATCCCTTTCTGGTTCATATTAGAAAGTGATATCCGTATATCCGAACGGTCGGTAGCAGCAGAGAGGGCTACGTTGTTGGTATTGATGATGCCCATCTCCATGAACTTGTTGAAGTTGTCTGCGCCACGGGCTGTCCATGGTGTAGCGGTCCTGGTATTGGTTGCAGGATCATAAGGGCTGTCGTATTGCTTCACCAGCTGTCCCTCGAAACGAGGGCCCCATTCAGGTAAACGCTGTTTGTTATCATACAAACGATCACCATAACTGTAAACAAAAGCTGTTCCCCTTCCGTATTCGGTCTGGCTCTGCGGCACTGCTAAAAAACCTTTCTCGAACATGGTGCTGCTGTTCACATCTACCTGCCAGCCTTTTTTATTCTTGGTACCGCGCTTGGTAGTAATGATAATGGCGCCGTTGATTCCCCTGAAACCGTAGAGGGCAGAGGCGTTAGCGCCTTTCAAAATCGAATAGCTTTCTATATCGTCCGGACTGATATTCCAGGTATCTGTATTTACCGGCACACCGTCTATTACAAAAAGCAGGTCTTTACTGCCTCTCAATACCAGCTCGGGGCGTCCGAGCATTTCCGGGTTGGCGCCCACTGATAATCCTGCGATCTTACCTACCAGTGAATTGATAGGGTTATCATCTCTGGCTTTTACCAGGTCTGCTCCTTTCAACTCCTGCACTGCGTAGCCGATCCTTTTGGTTTCTTTTTTGATACCGTAAGCCGTAACGATCACTTCGGTAAGTGATTTGGGGTCATCCGATAAAGCAAAATCGAAATTTTGTATGGCAGCTAATTGGAAAGTCTGTGAGATAAAGCCAATAGAGCTGATGGAGATTGCTTTATCTCCCTCTTTCAATCCAATTGAATAATGTCCGATACTGTCTGTGATGGTTGATCTTTTGGAAGGTGTTATCTGCACCAGGGCACCGGCTATTCCGATACCATTCTTGGTGAACACTCTTCCTGATACCATTCGTTCCTGTGAAAAGCTTTTCATCGAAAAAGCAATCAGCAACACTGCTGTTGCCAGTAAGGTTTTGGTTGATAATTTCATAATAGACTCTGGTATTTTACAAAATGTTTAGCAACGTTACCAGAGCAGTGTTAACTGAATGTCAAATAATGCAATGATCACCGGAGATAACCATTTGGTAACCTTTAGTTCACTTTTTAATAACAAACCGTTTTGGAATTAAAAAAACCTTGTATGATGCATACAAGGTTTTGAAGACATTTATGATGCGATGAGCGCTGTATCACATAACATAACTCTGTTCCAGTATGGATGTGAGTGTTTGCTTTGATTCTTTTTCCGTATTCACGAGGTCGTGCAAGGTAATTTTATCGAGCAAACGGTCTACCGCAAATTGTACCATCTGCCAGAGCGAACGTGCAGAACAATCAACGGAATTGGTGCATAGTTTTAATGCACCTGAATGTTGTTCACAGAATTTTTTATCGAACAGTACGCCCCCGAGTGCGGCCAATACATCTTTAACAACGATTGCTTGTGAGGGCCGGGCCAATACATAACCGCCTTTATGGCCAGGGGTGCTGTTGATGAAGCCTCCCATGCGTAAGACACGGGTGAGCTTGGCCACATAATGACTGCTCAGCCCTTCTGTTTCGCTCAGTTGAGGAATACTCATGCCCGCATCGTCTTTGCAGGAGGCAATGCGTATCAATATCCTCAAACCGTATTCTTCCTGTGCAGTGATTTTCATATAATGGCCAGTTAATCGTTATCAATTTATAACATGCCCAGTTCCAACTGGGCCGCTTCAGACATCATACTCCTGTCCCAGGGTGGCGTCCAGGTAACAGATACATGCACATCATTCACACCTTCTATTTCTCTTACTTTCTGATCCACTTCCACTGGCAACGATTGTGCAGCCGGGCAGCTCGGCGCCGTCAGCGTCATCACAATCTGCACATTATTCACCGGTAGGATGTCGATCTCATAGATCAATCCCATCTCATAAATATCTACCGGTATTTCCGGATCAAAGATCGTATGCAAACAATCAATGACTTTTTCTTTCAGTTCCGCTGTTTCCATGATCGTTGATTGAATGTTGTTGCATGGCCTGGAAAGCCAGTGCATAATGTTTCATTTGCTTTACCATAGCCCTCAACCCATTGGAACGGGTTTGCGCCAGGTGGGTTGTCATACCAATCTCCCGTATAAAATCGAGTGGTGCATCGATGATCTCCTGCGTCGTGTGGCCAGACAATACGCTGATGAGCATACTGATCAATCCTTTCACAATCACCGCATCGCTGTCGGCACTGAAATAAACCCTTCCGTCTTTATAATCGGCCGTGAGCCAAACGGTGGACTGACAACCCCTCACTTTGTTCTCTTCTGTTTTATGTTTTTCATCAAGGGCCGGCAATTTTTTTCCCAGGTCGATGATGTATTCGTACTTATCATCCCAACTATCGAAAAGCGAGAACGAATCGATGATGGCTGCTTCTGTTTCCTGTATGGTCTTCCGGTTGTTCATGTTGTCTATACCAATAGTTTGATCGATTTCTCCAATCCCAATAGCAGTTCGTCGATCTCTTCTTTTGTATTGTATGCTGCGAATGATGCCCTGATGGTGCCGGGAATACCATAACGCTGCATCAGCGGTTGCGCGCAGTGGTGGCCTGTGCGAACGGCGATCCCTTTGTTATCGAGCAGGATACCAATATCCTGCGGATGCACTTTATCAATCACAAAAGAAACCAGGCTTGTTTTTTCTTTCGCCCTGCCGATGATCTTCAATCCCGGAATGGTTTCCAGCGCCGCAGTAGCATACTGCAGCAATTCATGTTCATGTTGCCTGATCTGTTCCTTACCTGTTTGTTCAATGAAGTCCAATGCTGTTTTGAATGCAATGGTATCGGCTATATTAGGTGTGCCTGCTTCGTATTTATAAGGCAGTTCATTGTATGTTGTTTTCTCAAAAGTTACTTCTTTAATCATCTCTCCTCCTCCCTGGAAAACAGGCATGGCTTCGAGTACATGCTTTTTGCCGTACAAAACACCTACGCCGGTGGGGCCGTATAATTTATGTGCAGAGCATACAAAAAAATCACAGTCCATATCCTGCACATCGATATCGAGGTGCACGGTAGACTGCGCGCCATCCACCAATACCAGTGCGCCCGCTTTGTGCGCCAGGCGGATCATCTGTTTTACCGGGTTCACTGTACCCAGTGCATTGGAAACATGTGTAATGGCAACCAGCCTGGTTTTATCGCTCAATAATTTCTCGTATGCTTCCATGATCAGTTCACCGGCATCATCTACCGGTATCACTTTCAGTTGCGCCCCTTTTTCTTCGCATACGATCTGCCAGGGAACAATATTGGAATGGTGTTCCATAGCAGAGATGATGATCTCATCGCCCTTACCCACATTGGCTCTTCCCCAGGTATACGCTACCAGGTTGATACCTTCTGTGGTGCCACGTGTAAAAATGATCTCTTCCCTGCCGGCTGCATGAATAAAATGTCTCGCCGTTTCGCGGGTGGCTTCAAAAGCAGCAGTAGCTTCTTCGGCCAGTGTATGAATACCGCGGTGTATATTGGCATTGTACCCGGTATAATATTGTACCAGCGCATCGATCACTACAGCTGGTTTCTGGGAAGTAGCAGCGTTATCCAGGTAGATCAAAGGTTTCCCCTTCACTTCTCTTTCCAGTACGGGGAATTGTTTGCGAAGTGCACACACATCAAAGACGGGTATGGTAGCTGTTGTTATCATACAATATCATATTCTAATCGGGCCGCTACGAGTGCGTCTGCATAGCGACGAATCGGTTCCAGTTTGATCTTCTCCAGCACATCCTCTGCAAAGCCATGCAGCAACATCGACTGCGCTGTTTTCTCGGGGATGCCCCTCGATTGCAGGTAAAACAATCCTTCCTCACTCAGGCGGCCAACCGTACAACCATGCGAACATTTCACATCATCGGCGAATATTTCGAGCTGGGGTTTGGTGTTGATGGTAGCCGTATTGGACAACAACACATTTTTATTCGATTGAAAGGCGTTGGTCTTTTGCGCAGGTTGCCTTACAAATATTTTTCCGTTGAAAACGCCGGTCCCCTGTTCGTCCAGTATTCCTTTGTACAACTCATTGCTGTCGCAATGCGGAACACGGTTGTCTACAATCGTATGGTTATCGATATGACTGTTCCCTTTAGGGAAATAAAGTCCGTATAAATGCGCTTCACTGTGCGATGCTTCCAACACCACGTTCAAATTATTCCGCACCATATTGCCATTCAATGAAAGGGTTACCGTATGAGAATAACTCTTGCCTACCTGGCGTATATGCGTGGTGTTTACCTGGCTGGCATTGTCGTGGTCGTGCTGTATCTTATAATATTCCAGTACGGCGGCTTCTTCCAGTACAATCTCTATAACCTGGCTGTTGAGGCTGTCTTGCTGCCCAAGGCACATGGAAGTTTCCACCAATTGCATTTCCGCCTGTTCGCCCAGGTATACCAGGCTGCGCGGCTGCGTGAAACCCGGTTCATGCTCTGCCGTGGTGAGGTGATAAATATATACCGGTTGCTTTTCGTGTTTTGTTTTTGTAAGATGGATGAATACACCACCTTCCGTGAACGCTGTGTTCAACGCGTGTATGCCGTCTTTGATGTATCCGCTGCTATGTCCGAAATGAGCAGATACAATATCGCTGTATCCGTTAGCTGCTGCTTCTTCCAAAGGCAGTACCGTCAGGCTCTCTGAACGGATATTGGAAAGAGCAAAAGAAAAAAATCCGTTCACGAATACCAGTTCACTGGCTGTTTCATAACCGGGTAGCCGAACGGCCTGCAGGTCATTTTCAGTTATTGTTTTCTCCTGCAAAAGCGGCAAATGCCATTCTTTGTTGAACAAACCACTGATGCGTGTATACTTCCATTCTTCATTCCGGGTGGTAGGTATGCCCAACCGGCTGAAGTCGCGGAATGCTTCCTCCCTGCGTGCATGCAAATGCCCGGGCCGGGTAGCAGCCTGCAAACGGGTAAAATGATCCTGGTAATACTGTGTGTTCATACTGCTGCGCTTTAATCTTCTACACTCACTTCACTTTTGATGAAATCGTATCCTCTCTCTTCGAGTTCCAATGCCAGTTCCTTGGGGCCTGATTTTACAATCCTGCCATTGTACAATACATGGATCACATCGGGAATGATGTAATCGAGCAAGCGCTGGTAGTGGGTGATGGCCAGCACCGCATTGTCTTTACTGCGTAACTGGTTCACACCGTTGGCCACGATGCGGATGGCATCTATATCGAGCCCCGAATCGGTTTCATCGAGGATGGCCAGTTTGGGTTGCAGCATGGCCATCTGGAAAATCTCATTTCTTTTTTTCTCACCGCCGGAGAAGCCTTCATTCAATGAACGGCTTAAGAGCGATTGGTCTACATTCATCAATGCCATCTTTTCTTTCATCAGCTTCAGAAAAGCAACGGCATCCAGCGGTTCCTGTCCGCGGTATTTGCGCACTTCGTTGAGTGCTGTTTTGATGAAATTGGTGGTGCTCAGTCCGGGTATCTCTACCGGGTACTGAAAGCCCAGGAACAAACCTTCCCCTGCTCTTTCTTCAGGCGAAAGATCCAGCAGGTCTTTCCCTAAAAACTGCACTGATCCTGTGCTCACTTCGTATTCTTTTCTTCCGGCTAGTACAGAAGCCAGTGTACTCTTGCCCGAACCGTTGGGTCCCATGATGGCGTGTACCTCGCCCGGTTTGATCTCCAGGTTGATGCCCTTCAATATCTTCTTTCCTTCTATCCCTGCATGTAAATTCTTGATCGTTAACATGATTCGCTTGATTGAAATATGATGATCAGCCTACACTACCTTCCAGGCTGATGGCCAATAATTTTTGTGCTTCTACGGCAAACTCCATAGGCAGCTGGTTCATCACTTCACGGGCAAAGCCGTTGATGATCAATGCCACCGCCGTTTCGGTATCGATACCCCGCTGGTTACAATAAAAGAGTTGATCTTCTCCTATCTTGGATGTGGTGGCTTCGTGCTCTACCACACCGGTATTGTTTTTCACTTCGATATAAGGGAAAGTATGTGCACCGCATTTATCGCCCAGCAGCAATGAATCGCACTGTGAAAAATTACGCGCGTTCGCCGCATTCTTACCTACTTGCACCAGGCCACGATAACTGTTATTGCTGAACCCAGCCGAAATACCTTTCGACACGATGCGGCTCCGGGTATTTTTCCCGATGTGCATCATCTTGGTACCCGTATCTGCTTGCTGGTAGTGATTGGTGAGCGCTACCGAATAAAATTCTCCCACTGAATGATCGCCTTTGAGGATCACACTGGGATATTTCCAGGTGATGGCAGAACCAGTCTCTACCTGTGTCCAGGATATTTTGGCATGATCGCCTTTACAGATACCTCTCTTGGTAACAAAATTGTAAATACCACCATTGCCTTGTTTATCGCCGGGGTACCAGTTCTGTACAGTAGAGTATTTGATCTCACCTCGTTCCTGGGCTACCAGCTCTACTACTGCAGCGTGCAACTGGTTCTCATCGCGCATAGGCGCAGTGCAACCTTCCAGGTAACTCACATAACTACCGGGCTCGGCAACGATCAGTGTTCTTTCAAACTGTCCTGTGTTTTCTGCGTTGATGCGGAAATAAGTGGAAAGCTCCATGGGACAACGAACGCCTTCCGGAATATAACAGAAAGACCCATCGGTGAACACCGCTGAATTGAGTGCCGCAAAATAGTTATCGGTAGCAGGCACCACAGAGCCCAGGTATTTTTTGACCAGTTCCGGATGCTCCTGTATCGCTTCACTCATCGAACAAAAAATAATGCCCAGTTCTGCCAGTTGCGCTTTGAAAGTGGTACCGATTGATACACTGTCAACCACCGCATCTACTGCCACACCGGATAATCTTTTCTGCTCTTCCAGGGAGATACCCAGCTTTTCAAAAGTCCTGCGCAACTCCGGATCAATTTCATCCAGGCTGCCCGCTTTTTTCTTCTGTTTGGGTGCCGAATAATAAATAATATCCTGGTAATCGATCGGCGGATGTTTGAGGTTCGCCCAGGAAGGCTCTTCCATGTTCAGCCAGTGGCGATAGGCTTTCAACCGCCATTCCAGCATCCATTCCGGCTCTTTCTTCTTGGCAGAGATGAAACGAATGATCTCTTCATTCAATCCCTTTGGCGCCGCATCTGCTTCAATATCAGTCACAAAGCCGTATTTATAATCGGCCATAACCGCTTTCTGGATATCACTGTTGATGTCATTCATCGTATCCATATCCGTACAATTTCAAGGTAATACTGCAAAGATACGACTCGATTTATACAAAAAAGTAGAAATTCAATTTGCCAATTTGACAATTACGCAATTCGACAATAATGTGTTTTATAAGCGCCTATGAATTAGTTGATTGTCGAATTGGCAAATTGACGAATTGCCGAATTAACTAATTCTTTCTTTTGGCCTGATGATCAATCGCAGCGTAGGGTTATTGGTGATGAATGAGTAGAACCAACTGAAGGCCAGTTTGGCTTTGTTGCGGAAACCTACCAATGGAATGATGTGTATGAAAAGCCATACAAACCAGGCCAGGAGTCCTTTGAATGAAAATTTGGGGAGGTCGGCAACGGCTTTGTATTTGGAGATGATGGCCATGCTGCCTTTGTTCACATAGATGAAGGGCCGTATAGGTTGTTTGGCAATGAACTGTTGCAGGTTGTGGGCCAGCAATTTCCCCTGTTGTATGGCAACCTGTGCCAGTTGCGGATGTCCGTTGGGATATTGGGGATCGGTATCCTGGAAACAAATATCGCCTATGGCAAAAATGTTTGTGGTGCCTTTTACTTTGTTGAATGCATCTACAAGTATGCGCCTGCCCCTTCCTATACTGCCTTCGGGTAATCCCGGCACTTCACGCGCAATAACACCTGAAGTCCAGATCAATGATTTCGTAGGAATGGCCGTACCGTTGGCCAGTATCACTTTCCCATCTGCATAATCTTTTACCGCCACACCTGTCATGATCTGAACGCCCAGTTTACCCAGCACTTTTGTTGCTTCTGCCTGCGCCACTTTACTCATGGGTCCGAGCAATACCGGGCCGGCATCGATCAGGTAAATGCGACTGCGTATACCTGTAAATTCGGGGTATTCTTTGGCGCCTATATGATGACCCATTTCGGCCAGCATACCGGCTATTTCTACGCCTGTAGGTCCGCCGCCCGCAATTACAATGGTGAGCAGTTTTTCTTTTTCTGCGGGGTCGCTGGTCATCACTGCTTTTTCCATGGTCAGCAATAAATGATTGCGCAGGTTAACGGCATCTTCAATGGTCTTCATGGGCAATGCCTGCTGCTTCACATTTTCTATGCCGAAATAATTGGTTTCCGTGCCCAATGCCAACACCAGGTAATCGTAAGCAAGCGTGCCTGTAGTAGTGTCAATGGTATTGTTGTCTTTGTTCACCCTTACCAGTGAACCCATATGAAAACGCATGTTCTCCTTCTCCTGGAACAGGCGCCGGAAAGGATAACTGATATTGGAAAGTTCAATAAAAGCAGATGCAACCTGGTACAATAAAGGGGGGAAAAAATGATAGTTATTGGTATCTACCAGCGTTACCGCAAAATCTTTGTTACTCATCAATTGCTTTGCAAAATTGAGACCTGCAAAGCCTCCGCCTACGACTACTACTTTCTTGACAGTGCTTATAGTATTATTCATAGCCTAACCGTTTTCCAAATATCGTCATATTATTCCGTACGTCCTATCAAGAAAGAAAGGGTCTCATCCCCATTTTACTGAAGTCATGGT
Coding sequences within it:
- a CDS encoding SusC/RagA family TonB-linked outer membrane protein, with the protein product MKLSTKTLLATAVLLIAFSMKSFSQERMVSGRVFTKNGIGIAGALVQITPSKRSTITDSIGHYSIGLKEGDKAISISSIGFISQTFQLAAIQNFDFALSDDPKSLTEVIVTAYGIKKETKRIGYAVQELKGADLVKARDDNPINSLVGKIAGLSVGANPEMLGRPELVLRGSKDLLFVIDGVPVNTDTWNISPDDIESYSILKGANASALYGFRGINGAIIITTKRGTKNKKGWQVDVNSSTMFEKGFLAVPQSQTEYGRGTAFVYSYGDRLYDNKQRLPEWGPRFEGQLVKQYDSPYDPATNTRTATPWTARGADNFNKFMEMGIINTNNVALSAATDRSDIRISLSNMNQKGMNPNTRLNSYTMAMNVGYRITDKFSVEASINLNKQYSPNIPDVNYGPNSYIYMFKVYGSSDYNIDDLKNIYKAPMGVQDLIPYAQEYGRENSAWFIAQKWKHSHDKTDVNGYVKATYQFSPSLNLSLRSQITTWTQLRTEQVPAGTNLNTYTPWYYFGWYGDYREDRRNLFENNTDLILHFDKRVGKFNISALAGGSERSFTYNSLWGTTKAMAVPNVYALSNSKEQYASFTWGSKMQVYSGFYSVDLGFDKYLTLSHTGRVDNLSTLAKGYNTFYYPSVSLSTVVSDYVNLPSIISFFKLRASYANVKGGLTAPTIASAYYQNTGMSTNSFLGYGTDLYSSYDGPTYKNQNAYSTVTYYNNGQSVDFTSTIANQALKPYTVSSYEAGLDLKFLKNRLGVDITYFTSLNGPQIFALQVPSSTGYTSQNVNAITSEKKGYEISVSGSPIKSVRGLSWDVAVNYATYKETLQDIYGDENVLSLNGHNYKKGERLDAIYGVGFVRDGNNNIIYNGGLPLRAPSDINNNTFLGYANPDFTFGINNKFTYRNFSVGFQFDGRIGGHIYDEVYKDGMNGGTAYESASGYFGAARLAEWQSTNNGSVAPTAKYIAPGVKIISGTPVYAGGKIINLKDLTFAPNDQATTVQKFISSGIGNVTENWMTDRSFVKLREVNISYTLPAGLLSKSRFIKSATFSLVGRNLLYWAKRKDIDLDQFASGYNDTDRSLNNGGVLQSVTARRFGFNINLSF
- a CDS encoding Rrf2 family transcriptional regulator, yielding MKITAQEEYGLRILIRIASCKDDAGMSIPQLSETEGLSSHYVAKLTRVLRMGGFINSTPGHKGGYVLARPSQAIVVKDVLAALGGVLFDKKFCEQHSGALKLCTNSVDCSARSLWQMVQFAVDRLLDKITLHDLVNTEKESKQTLTSILEQSYVM
- a CDS encoding iron-sulfur cluster assembly protein, whose amino-acid sequence is METAELKEKVIDCLHTIFDPEIPVDIYEMGLIYEIDILPVNNVQIVMTLTAPSCPAAQSLPVEVDQKVREIEGVNDVHVSVTWTPPWDRSMMSEAAQLELGML
- a CDS encoding SufE family protein; this encodes MNNRKTIQETEAAIIDSFSLFDSWDDKYEYIIDLGKKLPALDEKHKTEENKVRGCQSTVWLTADYKDGRVYFSADSDAVIVKGLISMLISVLSGHTTQEIIDAPLDFIREIGMTTHLAQTRSNGLRAMVKQMKHYALAFQAMQQHSINDHGNSGTERKSH
- a CDS encoding cysteine desulfurase, translating into MITTATIPVFDVCALRKQFPVLEREVKGKPLIYLDNAATSQKPAVVIDALVQYYTGYNANIHRGIHTLAEEATAAFEATRETARHFIHAAGREEIIFTRGTTEGINLVAYTWGRANVGKGDEIIISAMEHHSNIVPWQIVCEEKGAQLKVIPVDDAGELIMEAYEKLLSDKTRLVAITHVSNALGTVNPVKQMIRLAHKAGALVLVDGAQSTVHLDIDVQDMDCDFFVCSAHKLYGPTGVGVLYGKKHVLEAMPVFQGGGEMIKEVTFEKTTYNELPYKYEAGTPNIADTIAFKTALDFIEQTGKEQIRQHEHELLQYATAALETIPGLKIIGRAKEKTSLVSFVIDKVHPQDIGILLDNKGIAVRTGHHCAQPLMQRYGIPGTIRASFAAYNTKEEIDELLLGLEKSIKLLV
- the sufD gene encoding Fe-S cluster assembly protein SufD — translated: MNTQYYQDHFTRLQAATRPGHLHARREEAFRDFSRLGIPTTRNEEWKYTRISGLFNKEWHLPLLQEKTITENDLQAVRLPGYETASELVFVNGFFSFALSNIRSESLTVLPLEEAAANGYSDIVSAHFGHSSGYIKDGIHALNTAFTEGGVFIHLTKTKHEKQPVYIYHLTTAEHEPGFTQPRSLVYLGEQAEMQLVETSMCLGQQDSLNSQVIEIVLEEAAVLEYYKIQHDHDNASQVNTTHIRQVGKSYSHTVTLSLNGNMVRNNLNVVLEASHSEAHLYGLYFPKGNSHIDNHTIVDNRVPHCDSNELYKGILDEQGTGVFNGKIFVRQPAQKTNAFQSNKNVLLSNTATINTKPQLEIFADDVKCSHGCTVGRLSEEGLFYLQSRGIPEKTAQSMLLHGFAEDVLEKIKLEPIRRYADALVAARLEYDIV
- the sufC gene encoding Fe-S cluster assembly ATPase SufC — protein: MLTIKNLHAGIEGKKILKGINLEIKPGEVHAIMGPNGSGKSTLASVLAGRKEYEVSTGSVQFLGKDLLDLSPEERAGEGLFLGFQYPVEIPGLSTTNFIKTALNEVRKYRGQEPLDAVAFLKLMKEKMALMNVDQSLLSRSLNEGFSGGEKKRNEIFQMAMLQPKLAILDETDSGLDIDAIRIVANGVNQLRSKDNAVLAITHYQRLLDYIIPDVIHVLYNGRIVKSGPKELALELEERGYDFIKSEVSVED
- the sufB gene encoding Fe-S cluster assembly protein SufB, with the protein product MDTMNDINSDIQKAVMADYKYGFVTDIEADAAPKGLNEEIIRFISAKKKEPEWMLEWRLKAYRHWLNMEEPSWANLKHPPIDYQDIIYYSAPKQKKKAGSLDEIDPELRRTFEKLGISLEEQKRLSGVAVDAVVDSVSIGTTFKAQLAELGIIFCSMSEAIQEHPELVKKYLGSVVPATDNYFAALNSAVFTDGSFCYIPEGVRCPMELSTYFRINAENTGQFERTLIVAEPGSYVSYLEGCTAPMRDENQLHAAVVELVAQERGEIKYSTVQNWYPGDKQGNGGIYNFVTKRGICKGDHAKISWTQVETGSAITWKYPSVILKGDHSVGEFYSVALTNHYQQADTGTKMMHIGKNTRSRIVSKGISAGFSNNSYRGLVQVGKNAANARNFSQCDSLLLGDKCGAHTFPYIEVKNNTGVVEHEATTSKIGEDQLFYCNQRGIDTETAVALIINGFAREVMNQLPMEFAVEAQKLLAISLEGSVG
- a CDS encoding NAD(P)/FAD-dependent oxidoreductase, encoding MNNTISTVKKVVVVGGGFAGLNFAKQLMSNKDFAVTLVDTNNYHFFPPLLYQVASAFIELSNISYPFRRLFQEKENMRFHMGSLVRVNKDNNTIDTTTGTLAYDYLVLALGTETNYFGIENVKQQALPMKTIEDAVNLRNHLLLTMEKAVMTSDPAEKEKLLTIVIAGGGPTGVEIAGMLAEMGHHIGAKEYPEFTGIRSRIYLIDAGPVLLGPMSKVAQAEATKVLGKLGVQIMTGVAVKDYADGKVILANGTAIPTKSLIWTSGVIAREVPGLPEGSIGRGRRILVDAFNKVKGTTNIFAIGDICFQDTDPQYPNGHPQLAQVAIQQGKLLAHNLQQFIAKQPIRPFIYVNKGSMAIISKYKAVADLPKFSFKGLLAWFVWLFIHIIPLVGFRNKAKLAFSWFYSFITNNPTLRLIIRPKERIS